CCGATATAGCAATGTCGCAAAAATAAACTAACCAACGAGACGAGACGTCGCATCAGCTGTTTACATGATTCTGGATGTGGTGATTGTTAGAAAACGATATGAATTGAAGTATAATAAGAGATGAACCTATTTTTTCAAGAAACGCCCCAAGTTATATAAGTATAACAAATTCTAGTTTCCGTTTCATATATAGTCATTCAGCGAGTCTAGATATAGTTTTCCATTGGAAGGTCTGATGAGATAGAAAAAGATTCCGATATAAATTGAATTAGTTTGTGCGTTACGAAAAATAATTGAGAATATTCAAAACTTATTCCATTAATATCCCTCGTGCCTCGTAGCATATCCTTACCTAAACTATGTCAAGTGTTCAATATGACGTGGAGTTCAACTTACCTTGATTTCTTTTTCGTAGTCGTTGATGCAGTATATTCTTGTTTTGAACATAGCGCCTAATTGAAGCGTTGGCGTGAAAGCGATTAACTTGACTTTTTTAGCAGCCGTTTTACCTTGCTTTGATTCCCCTATCAGTGTGTATAAAGTAAAATGTTTAAGACTGACAGTTACTTCAGAATCAGTAACATCTCTCTCCTCGTAATCGTCCAGGGTCAAATTCGTCCACTCCGATCCCGTGTCGTCCACACTACCCTGGCGTTTAATAACCCGTGGTATCCAATCACTTATTATCTTCACACCGCAGTGGGGAAATGTCAGTTTCACCGGTTTTGTGAACTGTATACAAGGTTGGCATACTATCACAGGACTAAGACGCGCTTGCTTCTTTTTTAATTCAGGAAGAAGGGCTTCATCCCATGTGACTCCTAATGTTATCAATTTAGATTCATCCAATGCACCAGGGGGAATTTCCAACGTTACACCAGACATCTTAATAATGTCGCCATCTTTACCGATACTTTTGTGAACGAAGACACCCTTATCATGTGACAGAGCTTTGCTTGTTGTGTCGGGGGTTGCAGATGGGGTCTGCATGAGAAATGAAGTCGGCCGACCCTGCCATATAGATTGTCGAGAGAGTGGTGTGAGCGTACCGACCGTGTCGCTTTCGTCGACACTTTCTATGTCGATGTCGTCTACAGAGGTAACAGCATCGATATCTTCGTCGCCGCGAGAAAAGTCTTGCGTCAAAGCCACCATTTGCGGCATGGCAGTTCGGGGACCAAACATAAGGGTGTGTCGATTCTTAATTTTGATGGTGTATTGTGGTTTGATTGATACAGGACAGTGgtcctgtgtgatgtcattgCCGTGTACACTGTTACCATGTGTACTTAAGCTGTAGGTGTCACACATGTCCACTGCACTGTCCGCTCTCATTTCTCCCTTTGGTTTTGTCCTGGACACCACAACATCACGGTCCGTTTCCACGGTAACATCACCCTGTTCTGCTGACTTTAGACTGTCAATCCGTTCATTCAGCTCTAAAATTTCTTTATGTTGGAATTTGAGTTTCTTTATGACGAAGAATACCACGACGACAAAAGCTATGATGACCAACAAAAGGAACACGCCCAGCACCACCAAACCCGCAGTCTGAAAACCA
This DNA window, taken from Pecten maximus chromosome 3, xPecMax1.1, whole genome shotgun sequence, encodes the following:
- the LOC117324453 gene encoding netrin receptor UNC5B-like, whose protein sequence is MTDPSATAGLVVLGVFLLLVIIAFVVVVFFVIKKLKFQHKEILELNERIDSLKSAEQGDVTVETDRDVVVSRTKPKGEMRADSAVDMCDTYSLSTHGNSVHGNDITQDHCPVSIKPQYTIKIKNRHTLMFGPRTAMPQMVALTQDFSRGDEDIDAVTSVDDIDIESVDESDTVGTLTPLSRQSIWQGRPTSFLMQTPSATPDTTSKALSHDKGVFVHKSIGKDGDIIKMSGVTLEIPPGALDESKLITLGVTWDEALLPELKKKQARLSPVIVCQPCIQFTKPVKLTFPHCGVKIISDWIPRVIKRQGSVDDTGSEWTNLTLDDYEERDVTDSEVTVSLKHFTLYTLIGESKQGKTAAKKVKLIAFTPTLQLGAMFKTRIYCINDYEKEIKEVDEVENKLDGSMSNAPVPLLFHDNGEDLTVTLKKDTREWNLCGDKLQYMDFESVWHAMTPYCNFVFEPSAPANNKIYCEFESLQQTVGRKVSLQISAEHVAPVNKLSPYMDPRQELNRKLIILLDPKTSSDAGDFRDLASKMNLDGAHVTYLESQTNPTEQLLKQWQDDKRSLHELKKVLLEINRLDAAEEVELYMSKYLTSD